In Dermacentor variabilis isolate Ectoservices chromosome 10, ASM5094787v1, whole genome shotgun sequence, the genomic window caacatgtttatttgccttgtttgacccattatataccatgACTTTTTCTTGGATACGAAGATTTATTGGACACTGATaggtatgtttagatatcttgttgcgaggttttgtgcatacgtgcagtgaactttgtttccagtggcacttttttgccctttatcaagctgtatcttcgcatttctactGTACCAGGGcgattcaaatgaaagtgagcctatccACCCTGcacaattatggttctgttcattatctgcaaggcctacGCATAGCAGACAGGCATCTCTcctttacaaaagtgacacggaggtgtgaggataaatgttctttaatgctctcatacaatgggttgaacatggttgcatgacgtaatggacgctccagaagttgcgCAGCGTGGTTTCGTGAGGGTTTTGAAAGCTGcaagtgtttcccaaaaagaaattagccaccgtatggctgccgtgtacattgaacattgcatttcattggccactgtgaagcgacgtgaaagttgcaaagccGATCACAGGCCGGACCAAAGCCGTCGTGCAATCACCTCTAACAAAAGTGCAAAGGTTGAtcagctgatgacacaagaacggaggataagcatctaTGAACTgccagagcgtgtgaacatcagtcacggttcgatTCACCGTCACcattcacgccataattcatgaaaatctcggttatcggctcttgtgtgcgcaatgaatgctcaaggttttgaaccaccgccagaatacggagaagttcggcgctgtcTTTACTCATCGGATCCGAtttcacaataagggtgacgatttcttgtctgcaattgtgatcggagacgaaccatcatgccactactacgaccctgaaacacggcggcaaagcttacaatggaaacattcgaattcaccagccccaaagaaagcaaaggccgtcatttccaccggaaaggtgttgttgacttttattttttgatcgtcaggggtcattactgatagaatttggtaaATCATTAGATggtatcaattgtttccgatattgagaaacgccggatcggctgcgtgtcgcaatcaagaaacagctacgtgaaaaattgacgaatggggtcatcttgttccacgacaatacccgtccccatgtcgctgctgtggttaatacaaaactggcaaacttcaagcgggaaacgctgcaacatccgccatacagcacagacctgtcgccttgcgacttccacattttgggcaACCGAAAATACAGcccaagggaaccagattcgtctcgcacgatgacgtgaaagtcagttgcagacgttttgaagcaacaaccccaGGAGCTTTATGGGACGGGAATTCCGCggctcgttagtcaatgggacaaacgtCTAAATGCTCATCGAGGCTATTTTAATTAaaataccccgtttgtcatatattcgcattggctcagtttcatttgactcgccctcgtattttctgcagaactcctgcttcttgTACGGGCTctatgttgcgactataatttcggtgcaattactcacgatacacgaccggtgacagctgctcctgcgtaatacattggaacaaatgacagcgtcattgagatatttcactggccgttgcaaatctacaagaatgtaaacaaggatattgaatgacaaagtttcattaacatatttgtcctcaacttgttcatttcatggcttttacatttttcatatcagcggcatgcactggtttgctggtttcgaacttatgtagttctgaagttcgtgtgatattttctttacttactaaagagacaaaatacatggaagcattgacatcagttatgttgggcacaatttttggcacatacgagtataatattttataacagaatacatattttacttgtattgatagcggatagcgttcaagaattcgtttgcagcatctttggcaatggcaatgcagatattattcatgtatttgataccTAGGCAaattatttaagaggaagctttagctcgggcccaactcggacgtggcctattcacatacaTGTAAAgcacagaaacgcttttctaagataactcctgaatcgcttttaatgaagcttgttgcatttgagagagcaagttaaattctagtgtctgttggaagagaaatttcgatttagggcacgaacattgtttaaaatattttgaaaaattcgaaacttagaaaaatatagaagcacgaagtttacaaattattagctctgcatcaaaaacagatattgcggttctgtaaacgacgtCCATTataccattcaaagcggacaaattcgatttgTCTATTTGTATGTtatgtgaattggttatgttatgtacaagagttctgcaaaaaccgtatttcgataatacttaattttttgagactcacgtttaacatcaattttgtccgctgtacatgtactattatgtgcaattcacagaattgtgatatcaattttcattgccgatttacagagttgtaaacttcattgttttgatttctgaaaattttcgattttcgtcACTTTtgtcaataaaatattgacaacctaaatcgaaaattcgaaacagaCAATAACTAGAATttaagattttcttttaaatgcaacaaacctcataaaTTTGCTGAAGTAGAtaccgagaaaaatgaattctccttctacatgtatttagataggagcatccgacctaatgtttcctcttagcaGGAGGCTGAGCTGcattgtgagccccccccccccccccccccccgaaagaaatttctggctacgccactgctaatGTCCCATTGCTTCAAATATATTCTTAACTTCTTCGCTCCCTCACTCATAAGGCTTTGAGAAATCTTCTCAAGCTCTAAGCTACAACCTTCTTGAAGCGCTCAAGAGTTACGGTATTTTTTCAGGGAGACTAGTACCTATGTCATTTATTTCTCCGGCATCCTCTGTTGCTCTAGTTTCCCTTTTTTATTACTTCCACCCACTTTAACTGTGTTTACATATCTGGATGCAAAAAGGTTAGATTGCACATGCTCATCTGGAGAGGGAAAAGCCGCACATGAACAAACCGCACTGCATGCTATCCTTCACTGGAATTTTTAATCATTTGCATTATCTTTTCCAGGAACACCAGTGCGTAATGGGGTTATCTGATGCCGAGTTCATCTGGGGCAACTTCTTAACGGCTCTGGCCAATGGCGTCGTCTTGAGTTTCATCGCTATCGCAATGATGTTTTTCCCTAGAAATGAGGAACACCCCTACGGCGAGGGATTGAACGTGAGCCTGGTTACCGTGTCATTCGTCATCTCTCTCGTTGGAGATTGCCTAGTCATCATACTCCTCACCTGTGTGTTCCCTAAAGGTGTGCATAATTTCATAGCACTGCGACGCAATTTTAGTACCGTCGGGAACAGCAACCATCTACTGATCACTGATGGCGGAAGTGATTAGAATCCGATGGCCTCTGCCGCTATTTAACTTTGTACAAGTTTATGAAAGCCCACGCTGGTTTTACGCTGCATGACCAGTCACGCCAAGTATTGGAGCCATGCTGGGCACTCAGTGTTCAATAAATTTTTCTATCAATTTGTGCTAAAAGACCTTCAGTATAGAGCACGGGACATTTAGCTCACGTCTACGCACTAATGTAGGCTGTGGCAAATAATCTTACGGCGGTCCGGCTAATTCCTGACTACTGACGCTTCTGCGCCAGTTCTGCCTACAAGTTTTCCTAGGAGGTGAACAAGGCTATGGGAGAGGCTATATATAGCTACATCACAGTCAATGACTGCGCAATCTTATTCTCCTATTACAAGGGGTTTGCGCTTACCGGTTAATCCGTTAAGTGCGCTAGTTGCATCAAACACCACAACCTGGATTAACTTTGCGCAGGTTCCCTGATAGCCCACGCCAGTTTTACGCTGGATGACTGGTCACATTCGTTATTTGAGCGATGCTAGGCACTCAAATTTTGCGGTAATTCTCTTATCAATTTGTGCTAATAGTCCTTCAATATAGCTGAAGCTGCTTTGATGCATATCTTGTTTCTAATATGCAATACGTTTTCTTGGGCCAAATATCCTGCAAACTGTTTATATCGCCAGAGTGGTAGCTTGGCCAGGTTGAAAATTCATAAATGCGTTAAAAAACGTGAACAGGACCAGGTTGGAAAAGACATATATTTGCACATCTACAGGTACCATtgtgtgcgtgttttctttttctgcagtttTAGTTCGTGTCCAGTTCACGCTTTGTAACGTTCTTATGCCTATATCGGTGAGCAGTGTAGATAATGTTCCAATGCGTCTGCGTCATTATTCCTGCTTTGAGGCTACGGCATTAAAGCTTCATTGAGAAAGTACTGAAAACTTATGGCCGAATTTCTACCATCTTGAGGCAGAATGATGTTTTCTTCATTATTGTGTTATCGCATATGTgtcattgagcaaccacggcgggtaataaccCCAAGTACCACCGCACCCATCTACTTCGGagtttgtgcattgcatatgggCTCACTACGACGCGGCTGATCTACGCCCGGCGACGTACACCTATTTTAGCGTCGAGTGACATTCTTGTTTTTTGCGCAGTACTTTCGGTAAACCTCCTAAAACGGCTGGGGACCAAATTCAAAATGAATCAGAAAAAAATGTACAGTACAAAATATATGGGTTTCGTTTTAGGTGCGGCATCacagcataagtttagttacaagggGAGTTACCGAAATGTCTGGACTAACTTCACTAATTATAAATCATTGATTACCGCACACCGAAGCACCGCATCGCAGACTCTAGAGACCCTCCAGTTGAGCACGTCttcggcgaaattcctggaaaggTGGTGGTAGAAAGCGAAGATTATGACGTCACTAAGAACGTCGCCCCCACGGAAGTGTCATGATATTTAAACGGGTAAATGATGGAAAACATTTGCCTGCCATAGACTGAACATATGCCTACCAGAGCGGACGTGACCTCACTCCCACCTCTCTTGCTTCTCCTCTCCCgctgctcgctcgcttgctcgcaacagctgcgtGCCCGCCCTCGATATATGCTTTGATGTCACCACCGGACAGGGCGTGTAAGGTGCGTTTCGTGCGCCGCTCGCAAGGAGGCTACGCCCCGCCAGGTCGAGCGCGCTGCGTCTCCTCATCACTGAGCTGGCGCTCGCCGAACTACTCGCGGGTGCTTTTGCTGCCACCGCTGCATCTCACACCCGGCGTACCTGTGCTCGCGCTACAGGCACTCTACGAGGCTGTCTTTGTCCGAGATAGAGAAGAGCCAACCCACGCGCAGGCGATCAGAAGTTTGTGCGATGCTGGCTTCTCCTTCCACGAGCTGTAGCGGGTCCTGTGCCGCGGAAGACGCTGCAGTGTGCCCGGGCCGGACGGGGTCACGCACCAGATGCTGGGCAACCTGGACAACAATCAGCGTCATCCGCCGCTCGACGCGTACAACGGCGTCATGCGCAGCGGCTGCCTCTTGGATCATTGGCGCCACACGATTAACGTGCCGCTCCTGAAGCGTGGCAAGCCACCACGCGACATCATCTCTTACAGGGTGATATCACTCACGTCGATTTCTGGCAAAACTATGGAAGCCATGGCCCTCTCGTGGCTGTAGTGGATCGCGCAGACTAGTGCTGCCCTGCCCCCTGAACAGTGTGGCTTCCGAGCACACCACTCCACGGCTGACTGCCTTGCCGTCGTTGGGGGCACGCTCGAGCAAGCTAGACTCGATGGGGAAGCCGCTTTCCTCTTGCTTCTCGACATGCAGGCTGCTTTCGATTCTCTGCCCCACGAGACCTTCCTGGCTTCAGTGCACGCGTTTGGCGTGGTGGATTAGCTCCTGGTGTATATtcatcatcaggctggttacgcccactgcagggcaaagacctctcccacaCTACGACAACTACcacggtcatatactaattgtggccgtgttgtccctgcaaactttttaatctcatccacccaccctAACTTTCTgtcaccctctgctacgcttccttttcccttggaatccac contains:
- the LOC142559342 gene encoding uncharacterized protein LOC142559342; amino-acid sequence: MLGNLDNNQRHPPLDAYNGVMRSGCLLDHWRHTINVPLLKRGKPPRDIISYRWIAQTSAALPPEQCGFRAHHSTADCLAVVGGTLEQARLDGEAAFLLLLDMQAAFDSLPHETFLASVHAFGVVD